A single region of the Halobacterium wangiae genome encodes:
- a CDS encoding PhzF family phenazine biosynthesis protein → MTETRALLVDAFTDEPCAGNAAGVVPDAGDLTDDQMQAIAAELGASETAFLRPSGDADRRIRYFSPTAEVDLCGHATVASHAHLFADGVVDAGEYSLETNVGVLDVEVAADGTVWMTQNPPEVRDVDLSYERVADATGLDVEALRGASDDLPLAVADTGLPFLVVPITYLSDLGSADPDFDAVAALADDVDAAGVYAFTFDALDGDSTLHGRAWVPGLGVEEDPVTGTASGAAGAYLHHYEAFGGDMTAEMTFEQGHFVDRPGTVRVRAADGGAPQVGGTALETLDGTLRVPATEADEILEA, encoded by the coding sequence ATGACAGAGACGCGGGCGCTGCTGGTGGACGCGTTCACCGACGAGCCCTGCGCGGGGAACGCGGCGGGCGTGGTGCCCGACGCCGGGGACCTGACCGACGACCAGATGCAGGCCATCGCGGCGGAACTCGGCGCGAGCGAGACGGCGTTCCTCCGGCCGAGCGGGGACGCCGACCGCCGCATCCGCTACTTCTCGCCGACGGCCGAGGTGGACCTCTGCGGGCACGCGACCGTCGCGAGCCACGCCCACCTGTTCGCCGACGGCGTCGTCGACGCGGGCGAGTACAGCCTGGAGACGAACGTCGGCGTCCTCGACGTCGAGGTCGCCGCGGACGGCACGGTGTGGATGACGCAGAACCCGCCCGAGGTTCGGGACGTCGACCTGAGCTACGAGCGCGTCGCGGATGCCACGGGGCTGGACGTGGAGGCGCTGCGTGGCGCCAGCGACGACCTGCCGCTGGCCGTCGCGGACACCGGCCTCCCGTTCCTCGTCGTCCCCATCACGTACCTCTCGGACCTCGGGAGCGCCGACCCGGACTTCGACGCGGTCGCGGCGCTCGCCGACGACGTTGACGCGGCTGGCGTCTACGCGTTCACGTTCGACGCGCTCGACGGCGACTCGACGCTCCACGGGCGGGCGTGGGTGCCCGGGCTCGGCGTCGAGGAGGACCCGGTCACCGGCACCGCGAGCGGTGCCGCTGGCGCGTATCTACACCACTACGAGGCGTTCGGCGGGGACATGACGGCGGAGATGACGTTCGAACAGGGACACTTCGTCGACCGACCGGGCACGGTCCGGGTACGTGCGGCGGACGGGGGCGCGCCGCAGGTCGGCGGGACGGCCCTCGAGACCCTCGACGGGACGCTGCGGGTGCCGGCCACGGAGGCCGACGAGATTCTGGAAGCCTAG
- a CDS encoding universal stress protein codes for MFDQILFPADGSDCAEAAFDYVLEIAAGHDATVHVLNVADTTRSNVERQTGLVETLEERGEQLVRDVAERADERGVDTTTEVRRGEPYRTILDYAEETGVDVIAMPTRGRRGLERFLLGSTTERVLRRSDVPVLTIKPNEDAHRYPFENVLVPTDGSDTARAALEVGAGVATEDDAAVHLLSVIDITGLGVDARIEMVEDALEQNARDVVADAATVARDAGVETVFESVEVGTSIQREIRSYVKDNDVDLVVAGTHGRTGFDRYVLGSVTEQLVRTSPVPVLTVRRPTDER; via the coding sequence ATGTTCGACCAGATTCTCTTCCCGGCCGACGGGAGCGACTGTGCGGAGGCAGCGTTCGACTACGTGCTCGAGATAGCAGCCGGCCACGACGCGACGGTCCACGTCCTCAACGTCGCGGACACGACGCGGAGCAACGTAGAGCGCCAGACTGGCCTGGTCGAGACGCTCGAAGAGCGCGGCGAACAGCTCGTCCGTGACGTCGCCGAGCGCGCGGACGAACGCGGCGTCGACACCACCACCGAGGTACGACGCGGCGAGCCGTACCGGACCATCCTCGACTACGCGGAGGAGACCGGCGTCGACGTGATCGCGATGCCGACCCGCGGGCGCCGAGGCCTCGAGCGCTTCCTGCTCGGGAGCACGACCGAGCGCGTCCTCCGGCGGTCGGACGTCCCCGTGCTCACCATCAAGCCAAACGAGGACGCCCACCGCTACCCCTTCGAGAACGTGCTCGTGCCGACCGACGGCAGCGACACCGCGCGGGCCGCCCTGGAAGTGGGTGCCGGCGTCGCCACCGAGGACGACGCCGCGGTCCACCTGCTGTCGGTCATCGACATCACGGGCCTCGGCGTGGACGCCCGCATCGAGATGGTCGAGGACGCGCTCGAACAGAACGCGCGCGACGTCGTCGCCGACGCGGCCACGGTCGCGAGGGACGCGGGCGTCGAAACAGTGTTCGAGTCGGTGGAGGTCGGCACGTCGATACAGCGCGAGATCCGGTCCTACGTGAAGGACAACGACGTCGACCTGGTCGTCGCGGGTACGCACGGTCGCACCGGGTTCGACCGGTACGTCCTCGGGAGCGTCACCGAACAGCTCGTGCGCACGTCGCCGGTGCCGGTGTTGACGGTCCGACGGCCGACCGACGAGCGGTGA
- a CDS encoding universal stress protein, which produces MFEEILFPTDGSAGATAAFDYVLDVAATHDATVHLLHVADTTRSAVGGQEDVVGALERRGQQIVDEAAERARERGVATHTDVLRGDPYRVVSDYAASADVDVIVMPTRGRRGLARFLLGSTTERVVRRSDVPVLTLKPDGASDFDYPFENVLVATDGSDCARAALEAGVGVADEAGAALHLLSVVDVTSLGVDARIAMEVFEESANRIVAESAAFATDAGVDTVSESVEFGSSVSGVVRSYVRAHDVDLVVVGTHGRTGFDRYVLGSVAESLVRTSSVPVLTVREPTDDE; this is translated from the coding sequence ATGTTCGAGGAGATACTGTTCCCGACCGACGGAAGCGCCGGGGCGACGGCCGCCTTCGACTACGTGCTGGACGTTGCCGCCACCCACGACGCGACGGTCCACCTCCTGCACGTCGCGGACACGACGCGCAGCGCCGTCGGCGGGCAGGAGGACGTCGTCGGTGCCCTCGAACGACGGGGCCAGCAGATCGTCGACGAGGCGGCCGAGCGCGCCCGAGAACGAGGTGTCGCCACTCACACCGACGTGCTGCGAGGCGACCCGTACCGCGTCGTCAGCGACTACGCAGCGTCCGCGGACGTCGACGTGATCGTGATGCCGACCCGCGGGCGCCGTGGCCTCGCCCGCTTCCTGCTCGGGAGCACGACCGAGCGCGTGGTCCGCCGGTCTGACGTCCCCGTGCTCACGCTCAAACCGGACGGCGCCTCCGACTTCGACTACCCCTTCGAGAACGTGCTGGTGGCGACCGACGGGAGCGACTGCGCGCGCGCCGCGCTCGAGGCGGGCGTGGGGGTCGCCGACGAAGCCGGCGCGGCGCTCCACCTCCTGTCCGTCGTCGACGTCACGAGTCTCGGCGTGGACGCCAGGATCGCCATGGAGGTCTTCGAGGAGAGCGCGAACCGCATCGTGGCGGAGTCGGCGGCGTTCGCGACGGACGCCGGCGTCGACACCGTGTCCGAGAGCGTCGAGTTCGGGTCGTCCGTCAGCGGTGTGGTCCGGTCCTACGTCCGGGCCCACGACGTCGACCTCGTCGTGGTCGGGACGCACGGTCGCACCGGGTTCGACCGGTACGTCCTCGGGAGCGTCGCGGAGTCTCTGGTCCGCACGTCGTCGGTTCCCGTGTTGACCGTCCGGGAGCCGACGGACGACGAGTGA